The Rhodamnia argentea isolate NSW1041297 chromosome 7, ASM2092103v1, whole genome shotgun sequence genome contains the following window.
CCCATCAACAGGCACAACATGGATTCCCACTGGTTCCTGTTTATTGAATCCCCAACAAATACTAGCCTCTTCCCTCTGATTAATTGCAGCATGTTCGTCGCATTGAACCTGATAAGACCACGAcagcgcaaaaaaaaaaaaatatcaaaaaaggaATCAAAATCATCGTCTCATCTGTTAATGTTGTCTTAATCGCTACCAGTAAATGCAGCACAAACGGGTACTCATTCATCCCAATTGAttcggaaaattcaaaaaataaatagacaaACTAAAACAGAGAAAAAGTAGCACCTTGGAAAGTCGCAATCCTGCGGTTGCCACCTCCACTTCAGGTAGTCTTTGTCTGGTCTTCCATTTCCCTCGCAATCGAAACCTTCGTCTATGAAAGGGCACCACCCATTCGTGTAAAGAGGATAGCTCTCGTCGTACACCCACTTCCCTCTCGTCAATTCACAACCTCCTGAACTCCCTGCTTCACTCTCCACACTGACTAAACCCTCCTCTCGCTGCGATGGAGtcgctttctctctcccctcctcgACTCCTTCGCTTTTCGCCACCACAACTTGCTCTTCGAATTTTTGACCGCCCGAAGCATCGTCACTCTCGGAGAGTGCTTTGAGCACAGTGTCTTCGTCATCCGGCACTTCGGAGTCACTTCCATCCTTCTGAATCTCCCTCAGAGCTGAGAATTTCAGATACCCAGAGGCATTTCTAGAAGCATTGTCGGGCTTCTCGAGATGGGCATCGATCAAAACCGAACCTTTCGCGCCGACTGCCGACAAATTCCCACGAAGTCCGGTCAGTTTCTGAACAGTCAAGGGGTTTACGGCGAGAGCGACGGAGGTTATGTTGAAGTGGATGTGGATCTGTGGGTGGGTGGGAGGGGTGATCTTGAAGGCCCAGACggagaagaaggtgaagaagacgaGGGAGGAAGAGATTGTGAGGGAAAAGACGAGGACTTTCGAGGACTTGACAGAGAAACTTCTCTGCCTGTCCATGCGTTTACTGCTTCACTCACTGTTGCCAGGGGTTTCTCgtttctctccctttctctttccttaTTTTCCTCAGGTTTTATTTTGAGGGGGTGCGATGCTTCGGATGAAAGTCAAAGACAAGATTGGCTGCGATTTGGTAGCAGTGTAGTGGACACAGGCATGTGAATGCGTGCCTCTCGAAGTGGGTTGAGTACTATAATGGCGGAGAAGGTGGCAGATGTTcgacaatttaaaaaaaaaaaaaaaaaggcaagaaaacaAAGACGGTAGGTAGGCTACGTGGAGAAAATGAGGGGAGTAGGAAGCGGTGCTCAAGGAGGGGAGGGTGCAGATAACAATGACGATTGACGAAGATCATGAGGCCGAGATGCTGTCGGTTTTGCGAGGGATTTTATTTGACCCaggattttaaaagaaaatcaggaaaaagctGTTTGTATTCAAGCATTAGGTACGATCTCGACTGTAAAAACCAGGAGAACAGAAACAGCAAATGATGCCCTCGGCCAAGCTGCCGACATCCTTGGCTAACGGTCTTTAAATTTTAATCTATTTAAtatgatttcttaaattttatatCAATATATAATaaggtttttgaatttttttataaatattcaatctagtttTTAGATTGcacgaaaatattcaatatcatCCTTCTACTAATTCATATTTAGGGACGATATTGAATATGAAAATATAGTTTATGGATTAAATTGGATATGTACGATAAGtttgaaaattatattaaataaattaaaaaaatctaaggaTGATATTATTATATTGCACCAAGAGTCCATCGACTGAGAAATGGTGCGACTGAGAAGGAAACGTTATCACAGAAGTAAACTGCTCGTTGATCTCCTCTCTCCCATCAGTCCAAAATTCCAAATTCTctccccgtctctctctctctgtcttggTGCGATTGAGAAATGGGGCTTCTTCTCGTACATCGCTGAGCAGGAAAGTTGGCCCATCGGATCAGAAGAGCAGTCCATTGAAGAAGCccaccaatcaatttttaattcttCAATTCTGTTCtaccccactctctctctctctctctctcgctcgcgcACGCATTCAGCTCCAGGAAAAGTAGACTCCTCCGTCTCTTCCGAGGTAAACCCTAATCCGGATCTTCGATTTTGTTTCGGCTTTCGGCCTTCCAGATTGTTATTACGAGTGATTTCATGCACCACGAACGCGTTTTTTCGATTCACTCGATGTTTGACTCTAGTTGGGCGAGTTCTGTGCCTGTTTTTGTGTAATGTAAGTGTTGGGATGGTGGTCGATGTGGTCACTATTTTGGGATCTGTACGGCTCTCGATGGAAGTGAtctcggtttttttttatggatttttaagcGTGCGTTTCTCGCCGCCCTTCATCGGCGTTGTCAGCTTGAATTTGTTATGTTGTAGCGCGGATTGATCCATATGTTCGCTTTATAAGGTTGGGGGAGATGATCCGGGGTTTCGTCTGAAACAGAGGAAGTAGTGAATATTATCACTCCCTGCCctgattttatttcctttttccccttctgGGTGAAGTGGATTGTTAATGGCCATCTCTGCAGAGCAATTTTCGATCTCTCatgtttccctctctctctcgcacttAGCGCATGGTGCAGGCCCCGTCGGAGATGAACTAGGAAATTCAGTGGGAGATACTGTGGAAATTAAATTGCCTTCCAGATGCTGCTGCTAATTTTGTTTAGGATAAGCTACATGGCAGATTTCAATTGGGTCATTTGGTTAATCAGAATCtggatttgatttttcaagttaGTTTTAAATTTCTCATTGGTCACTCAAAGTACACTTTTTCTCTATAATCAACAGTTTTCATCACAAACTCATGTTTAGTTCTTTTGTATTCTATTATATGTAGGGTTGTCTTGCGGTTCAGTTTGGAGATATTTTAACCTAAAATGAACTTATGGTTTGGGAAAAGTATCAACTCAAATCCAAACtgaaccaaaaaaatcacaatacaAAGCAGAAGTTTACTTCAATTTGTTATTTGAATTGGTGGCTTGGTTTTCAATTGTGGAGATTTAGtagatacacaaaaaaaaagttttgaccTAGAAAAcgcatttttctctctctctcacggtGGTGGTTTACCAGTTTTCCTTTCTTAACGTCCCTATATATGGGCTTGTCCGATATTTACATTAAAATCTATCTCACATGGTACTTGAATTCTGCATTCAATTAACGTATCTGATTTATTGGTTTGCATGTTGCATTTTTCATCCTGCTTTTCTTGTACGAGTAAATGCTCCATAGAGTAATTGGGGCAGATTGTATGGATTCATCTCTGATTTTTAGAGAAAGTTCTAGCGATTATCCTCTCGAAGAAGTCTACGTGAGGGGGAAGGGTGCAATACATTTTGCATCGGGCGCATGGTGATGAGGTTCAAGACCATTTACGCAGTTTGTTAATctcttctgttttcctttttaatgaACATCTGTACACTTTATCCATCAAGTTAAGTTGATCCTGTCTTGAGTGGTGTGCCTGGAACCTAGTTAATTACTTCCAGCATCAgctttatgcaatttttttctttttcgggtcACGAAAGTTGGTGATCTAGAACTTGATTGTTGTGTCAAATTATTGAAGTATGGGGACAATGAAGCTATGctggattttcattttctgttaGCCATTGAGCAATTAGAAGTTATGGTGAGTTCTAGAGAAAATGGTGGCAACTGGTATGTAACCACTTGGCGTGTTGCAATCACATGTTATGCACATGTATTTCTACACTCTGGCATTATGGTCAAAAAATGAAGATAACTAGTTAAAGAGGTGATGGTTTCTGATCACTGGTCTTGCAAGTTCCAGATTGTTGTGGAAGAATGGCTGGCCATAAAATCGCTCATGCCACATTGACTGGGCCAAGTGTCATCAAGGAGATCTTGATCGGTATCACCCTTGGAATGGCTGCTGGCGGCATCTGGAAAATGCATCACTGGAATGAGCAGAGGAAAGTGAGGGCATTTTATGATCTTCTGGAGAAGGGCGAGATCAGTGTTGTTGCAGAAGAGTAAGCATTAGTCATCTCCCGTCCTCTGATGGACAAGTTCCGCAATAACCTGtccatttgtttttttccttcaattgtcTCTTGATCATGGTTGGCTGAAGAATAAATATCGTCTTTTGACATACAGACCCTTCCTCCATTGGAAAGTCATTGTAGTTTTCTGGTTTGACACTACTGTGGATATGCGGTTCTTTAAGTTTGAGATGTCATTAACTCGATTATATTTCTCATGGTTTTGAGATTGAGTAATTCAGTTGctgaaaaatatgaattttgtgGTTGGCCTgataattagattaactaaacTGTCTTATCATTTTCTGCTTAGAACGTGTAGAGTGTCCTGCTTTATTCCTGGTCTGAACCCAATGTGTGGGAGGGTTTCTCAGGTCTTGTAAACCTCGAGTCCATTATCAATTTTGTATTGGGTGCGTAAAGGCATACTCTGTCATTGATGTCTTCCACTTCTGCCCTGTACGCTATGTCAGATTGTGAATCACATTTGAAACACAATTTTCTCATTTGTTTTCACCGAGCAGTTTATGCTGGTCTTGTCTCAAGAA
Protein-coding sequences here:
- the LOC115742538 gene encoding protein trichome birefringence-like 6 — translated: MDRQRSFSVKSSKVLVFSLTISSSLVFFTFFSVWAFKITPPTHPQIHIHFNITSVALAVNPLTVQKLTGLRGNLSAVGAKGSVLIDAHLEKPDNASRNASGYLKFSALREIQKDGSDSEVPDDEDTVLKALSESDDASGGQKFEEQVVVAKSEGVEEGREKATPSQREEGLVSVESEAGSSGGCELTRGKWVYDESYPLYTNGWCPFIDEGFDCEGNGRPDKDYLKWRWQPQDCDFPRFNATNMLQLIRGKRLVFVGDSINRNQWESMLCLLMGGVRDPKRVYETHGRKITKEKGNYSFRFADYKCTVEFYVTHFLVHESKARLGKKRVKTLRIDTMDRGSSRWRGADILVFNTAHWWSHYKTKAGINYYQEGGQVLPQLDVSTAFRKALKTWASWVDRHINPAKTQVFFRSSAPSHFRGGQWNSGGHCREATRPLNTSSSNWYSEKNVMVEDVTRHMKTPVTLLNITGLSVYRVDGHPSIYGGRTGKGRSSNIQDCSHWCLPGVPDTWNELLYMHLQTKLRHTVQ
- the LOC115742451 gene encoding cytochrome c oxidase subunit 5C-2, with the translated sequence MAGHKIAHATLTGPSVIKEILIGITLGMAAGGIWKMHHWNEQRKVRAFYDLLEKGEISVVAEE